ATCCACTCCCCCGCCGCCGGCCGGCGCGCCGACCCGCCGGGACCCGCGGGCGCATCCGAGCGGCCCAGGACGTCGCGATCCGGGCCGTACGCGCTCACGCGCCGCCGGAGCCCGCCCAGCGCCGTCTCCCGATCCCTCGGAAGGACGTACTCGGGGTGAACGGTGAGGGCCGAATACGCGACGCGGCCGTCGCGGTCCAGGAATTCGAGGGAGTAAACGATGCCCGGCGAGCCGCCGGACCAGCGCACGACCGATCGGCCGGTCGCGCGATCACGCTCGATCGACGGCGGGCCGAGAGCGACCCGACGGGGAACGACGATCAGGCGCTTCCACGGCGTCGGCTCGCCGTCGACGTCGACCGGAAAGATGGGCCGGACGCGCCATCGCATCGGGCCCGTTCCCATCTCCGCGAGATCGCGCGGCGACGGCCGCCAGGCGGGATCCGCCGTTCGCCAGCTCCGCGGCGGCGATCCCGACTCCGGCGCCACTTCGATCCGGTATCCGCTCGCGCCCGGCGTCAACGTCCAGGAAAACCGGGGCGGAGCGCGCCCGAAGACCGCGTCCTCCGGCGGATCGATCGTACGAAACGCCTCGGCCGATCCGCTGATCGCGATCACCGCGACCGGCGGGGATTCGAGCCGCTGCGGAGATTCGATCGCGATCGAGATCCGGTGTCCCCCCGCGTAGGAAAACGGCATCGGCACGTGAGCCTGGACCTCGACCGGCTGACCCGCGGTCACCGCCGCGACGAAACGGTCGAACGGAAAGCCGTCGAAGAGCCACGAACCCCGGACGGTTCCCGTTCCCGACGTCGCGAGGAGACCCCGGGGATAGACCGTCTCGCCCTGTCCGATCGCCGCGCCCTCGACGGGAAAGACGACGGCCGCCGTCGTCACGCCGACCGGGGCGCCGACGGCCCCCGCCGGGTAGACGAGGAGGGGCGCCGCGCTCGGAGAAGCGGACCCGTCCGGATTGCGAACGCCGATGCCGACGGCTCCCGCCGGCGCGTCGCCGGAAACCGAGACGACCGCGTGGAGCTCCGAAGCGGAGACGAATGTCGTCTGGTCGGCCGAAACGAACTGCGAATTCGACGTGACGGCCGCGCCGGGCGCGAAGTTCGAGCCCGCGATCACGAGGCGCGCGCCCCGTGTTCCCGCCGCCACACCGCGCGGAGAGATCGAGGCGATCTGCGGCCCGACGGACGGAGCCGCGACGGAGAGAGAAAGAGAATTCGACGTTTGCCCGTCCGGGTTTCGGACCGTGACGCTCCTCGTCCCCGGCGTCGCCCCGGGAATCGGCGAAAACGTCGCGGAGATCTGCGTGGGCGAGATCACGGCGACCGATGAGACCGTGACGTCTCCGCCCGATACCTGAACCGACGCGCCGGGCTGGAAATGGGTGCCGGTGAGGACCACGGAAGCGGGCGATCCCGCGACGATCGCCGCCGGCGTGATCGACGAGAGCGCGGGCGGGGGCGGCGGGACGACGGTGAACGACAGGGCATTCGAGATCTGGCCGTCGGGGTTCTTCACCGTCACCGCACGCGGGCCGGGAGGCGCGGCCGCCGGGGTCGCCAACGTCACCGAGATCTGCGTGGGAGATGTGATCACCACCATCGACACCGCGACGTCGCCTCCGGACACGAGAACGGTCGCGCCGGGAAGGAAGTTGGCGCCCGAGAGCGAGACCGCAACGGACGCGCCCGCCGGCGCGGACGCCGGCGCGACCGCCGTGAGGAGCGGCGCGGGAGGGTTCGTGACCTGGACGGAAAACGGGGACGTCTTCGTCGTC
Above is a genomic segment from Thermoanaerobaculia bacterium containing:
- a CDS encoding IPT/TIG domain-containing protein encodes the protein MATSKVSVSPTTVSVFPTQTSSSLVVSISYAPASGFGSSTLQLGGLPAGVSADPVPKYSFAKNSVFSQVIFHFVTSAQTPPGSYAVKITDPPNLSKESGGSATVLLQVKTPSFQAAASPDPLALEAFGPARSVSVTTTTDPGFTAPITYSFSGLPSFIAFGGPQTAGPPYPALSFAFAAGPGAVPGTYAGTLVATSGATTKTSPFSVQVTNPPAPLLTAVAPASAPAGASVAVSLSGANFLPGATVLVSGGDVAVSMVVITSPTQISVTLATPAAAPPGPRAVTVKNPDGQISNALSFTVVPPPPPALSSITPAAIVAGSPASVVLTGTHFQPGASVQVSGGDVTVSSVAVISPTQISATFSPIPGATPGTRSVTVRNPDGQTSNSLSLSVAAPSVGPQIASISPRGVAAGTRGARLVIAGSNFAPGAAVTSNSQFVSADQTTFVSASELHAVVSVSGDAPAGAVGIGVRNPDGSASPSAAPLLVYPAGAVGAPVGVTTAAVVFPVEGAAIGQGETVYPRGLLATSGTGTVRGSWLFDGFPFDRFVAAVTAGQPVEVQAHVPMPFSYAGGHRISIAIESPQRLESPPVAVIAISGSAEAFRTIDPPEDAVFGRAPPRFSWTLTPGASGYRIEVAPESGSPPRSWRTADPAWRPSPRDLAEMGTGPMRWRVRPIFPVDVDGEPTPWKRLIVVPRRVALGPPSIERDRATGRSVVRWSGGSPGIVYSLEFLDRDGRVAYSALTVHPEYVLPRDRETALGGLRRRVSAYGPDRDVLGRSDAPAGPGGSARRPAAGEW